The genome window AACGACCAGTTCCGCCCATTTGTGTTCTCTTATCCCTACGAATCAAAAAGGTTTGATTTGCCCGGGGACGGCCACCATGTTGAGCATGGGGCGATGCAACAGTTGGGTAGGAGCCTATGCTGCAACGGATTGAAGACATTGATGCAGCACTGGTCGACAGGCTGCAGCATTCGGCATTCAAGTACTTTCTGAAATACTCCAACCCCGAAAATGGCCTGGTGGCCGATACCTCGATCGGCGGCGTGCCGGCGAGCATCGCAGCCGTCGGCTTTGCGCTCTCCTCCTATCCCGTCGGTGTCGAGCGCTCCTGGATCAGCCGAAAGGAAGCAGCCGAGCGCACGGTCAATACGCTGCGTTTCTTTGCCGAAGCGCGCCAGGGCGAAGAGCGCCACGCGACCGGCCACCGCGGCTTCTTCTACCACTTCCTGCACATGGATACCGGCCACCGCGCCTGGAACAGCGAGCTTTCGACCATCGATACGGCGCTGCTCGTCGCCGGCATCCTGACGGCAGCGCAATATTTCAATCGCGAAGACGACGAGACGGAAACCGAAATCCGGGAGCTCGCCACCTTCATCTACGAGCGCGTCGACTGGCGCTGGGCGCTGAACAAGGGCGACACCATTGCCATGGGCTGGAAGCCCTCTTCCGGCTTCCTGCGCTGGCGCTATCACGGCTTCGATGAGGCGATCATCCTCTATGCGCTGGCGCTCGGCTCGCCGACGCACCCCATCCCGCAATCATGCTACGATGCCTTTACGTCAAGCTATTCCTGGATGCTGCACGGCGAACAGTCCTATCTCTATGCCGGGCCGCTGTTCATCCATCTCTTCTCGCACGCCTGGATCGATTTCCGCGGCATTCGGGACAAGCCGATGGCGGAGCGGAACTGGGATTATTTCCGCAACACGCAGGTTGTCATCAATGTCCAGCGTGATTATGCCGAGCGCAATCCCGGCCAGTTCGTCGGCTACAACAGGAATATATGGGGATTTTCCGCCTGCGACGGTCCGCCGCCGACACGGCGCATGCGCGGCGGCCGCCAGCCGAAGGTTCTGGGTTATGCCGCCCGCGGCGCCCCGCTCGGCCCCGATGACGGTACGATTGCGCCCTGGGCCGCCCTCGCCTGCCTGCCCTATGACAAGCAGGCCGCTCTCGACGGCACCAAGGCGCTTCTGACTACCTATCCGAACCTGCTCTTGGAAGGCGGCTTTCCCGGCGGCTTCAATCCGACGGTCAAGACCAAGCGGCCGGAAGGCTGGGTCGACGACCGCACCGTCGGCATCGATCAGGGTCTTGTCGTCATGACGATCGAGAACGAGCGCTCCGACTTCATCTGGAAGCTGATGCGCCAATCGCCGGTCTTCCGCCTCGGGCTCGAGCGCGCCGGCTTTACCGGCGGCTGGCTCGAAGGGATCGAGCCGGAAGAAGTGGTGCGCAAGTTCGGCTAAAACATAATCCCGGTAATCGAAATTGATTTCCGGGTCTCTCACTCAGCTCTCGAAGACATGCGCCTTGCCTGCGATATCGAGACGAACGAGGTCGCCTCGCGCCGGCAGCGCAACGCTCGAGGTTTTGATCAGGATCGGCGGCAGGGCAACGCCGTCCAGCGAAACCGCAACGGTGCAGACCGCGCCGCCGAATTCCACCTCGACGACACGGCCCCCGTAGCTGCGATCGCTATCATCGGCAACGACGCGGATCTGCTCGGGCCGCAGCATGATCTCCGCCTTGCCCTGCCGGCTGCCCTCGACGGCAACGTGGCCGAGGGCGCAATCGGCAAGACCGTTGCGGATGATGGCAGGAAGCAGCACGGCATCGCCGAGAAACAACGCCGTCTCGCGATCGCGCGGATGCAGATACAATGATTGCGGCGACCCGGCCTGGATCAGCCGTCCTTCCCTGAGCACCGCCACCTGATCGGCAAAGGTCAGCGCCTCTTCCTGATCATGGGTGACGAGAATGGTGGTGATGCCGGCCGCCTGCAGCACGCGCGCCACCGCCTTGCGCATATTCTCACGCAGCCCGGTATCGAGGGCCGAGAAAGGTTCGTCAAGCAGCATCAGCCGCGGCTTGCGGCCGAGCGCACGGGCGAGCGCCACGCGCTGCTGCTGGCCGCCGGACAGCTGATGCGGGCGCCGCACCAGCATGCCGCGGTCGAGCTCGACCATATCGAGCAGATCGAGGATGCGCTGGTCGCGATCGGCTGCCCCGCGCTCAAACCCGAAGCCGATATTCTCGGCAACGCTCAGGTGCGGAAACAGTGCGCCATCCTGCGAGACGATGCCGATGCCGCGCTTGTGCGCCGGTACTGTCGCCGCACCGTCTGCCAGCACCTCGCCATCCAGCGTCACCCGGCCGACATCGGGCTGCTCGAAGCCGGCAATGATGCGCAGCAGCGTCGTCTTGCCCGAACCGGACGGGCCGACGACGGCGGTGCGGCTGCCCGCCGAGACGTCGAGCGAAATATCCTTCAGCGCCTGCACGGGGCCATAGCGCTTGCTGATGTTTTCGATCGTAAGCAGCGTCATTGGCCGACGGTCCGTTTCGATTGGGTATAGAGTGTCAGGGTGAGCGGCAGCGACAGAACCACCATCATGAAGGCGTAGGGTGCAGCCGAGACGTAATCGATCTCGCTGGTCAGCGACCAGAATTTCGTCGCCAGCGTATCGACGCCGTTGGGCGACAGCATCAGTGTCGCCGTCAGTTCATTGGTAATGCCAAGTGCGGTGAGCGCCACGCTGGCAGCAGCTCCCGGTGCTGCAAGCCGCATGGTGATCTGCCGTACCGCCTGGCCCGGCGTGCGGCCGAGGCCCATCGCGGCGCGCTCCAGCTCCACCGGAGCCTGGGCGATGCTGGCACGCAGCCCGACCATGGCACGCGGCAGGAAAAGCATCACATAGGCGATAATGAGCGTGGCGAAGGTCTGATAGAGCGGCAGCACGAGACGCACGGTGATCGTCACCAGCGCCAGCGCCACGACGACGCCCGGCAGCGAGCCGACATAATAATGGCAGGCCTCGAGCACGCGCTGGAACCGGCCGGGCGCCCGCACCGAAAGCCAGGCCATCGGTGCCGCGGCAATCGTCGCCAGCACGCCGCCGACAATGGCAAGCACAATTGTCTGCAGGAAAGCGCTACCGACTTCGATGCGCCAGATGTCGGCGCCGCCGAGATAGAGCCAGCGGCCAAGCGTCACCAACGGCACGCCGAGCGTCAGCACCGCCAGGATGATGGGCAGCAAAACGGCCGGCACCACGAACCAGCCCAGCCGGCGGCGGTCCGCCGGACGCGGCGAGCCGGAACCGACGCGGGCATAACGTTCGTTGCCGCGCACCAGCACCTCGAAGCCGAGCAGAAAAAGACAGCAGGCGACGAGCACGCCGCCGAGCATATTGGAGGCCGGGCTGTTGTAGGAGGACTGGAACTGGTCGACGATGGCAGTCGCGAACGTGTCGAACCGGATCATCACGAACAGGCCGTACTCCGACAGCAGATGCAGCGCGATCAGCAGCGAGCCGCCACAGATGGCGAGTCTGAGTTGCGGCAGCACGGCGCGGAAAAACACCCGCCAGGGATTGAGGCCCAGAGAGGCTGCGGCATCCTCGATGGCCGGATCGAGACGGCGCAATGCTGCGGCGACCGGCAGGTAGAGGAAGGGATAATAGGCGATGACCGAGACGAAGACGCCGCTCTGCAGGCCGCGCATGCCGGGAACGAGGCTGACCCAGGCATAGCTGTGCACGAAGGCGGGCACGGCGAGCGGAGCAATTGCAAGCCAGGCCCAGAGCCGCGGGAAAGGGATGTCCGTCCGTTCGGTCAGCCAGGCGAGCGTCACGGCAAGGGCGATCGACAGCGGAATGGTGATCGATTCCAGCAGAACCGTATTGACCAGGAGTTCGCCGACGCGCGGGCGGAAGACCAGGGCCTTCACCGTTTCCCAGCCGACATCGTAGGTTACCCAGCCGATGAAGCCGAGCGGCACGAGGCTGAAGATCGCGACGACGGTGGCGAGAAGCATTACGGATGCATGCGGCATGCGCCCGCGCAGCAAAACCATTCGCGCGGCCTTCGGCGCGACCGGCGCCGCGTTGCCGGATGCGAGCAATCTGTTGTCCTGCAGCAAGGCCAATGCCTTCACACGCTGAAAAAGGAAGGCAACCGCTTTCAAGAGCGGTTGCCGGATTTCGTCATGCCCTAAGGTTTTCTTGAGCCAAAAGCAATAGTTTTGGCCGCAGGAAGGCTGCGGCAGAAAATCAGATCAGACCGGCGGCCGTCATCAGCTCCACGACCTTCTTGCTGTCGAGGGTCGAAGCTTCGACCTTCGGCGCGTTGAGATCGGCAAGCGGAGTGAGCTTGTCGTTGGAGGACGCATCCTTGCCGACGGCATATTCATAGGACGTACCGTCTTTGAGCACGGCCTGGCCTGCCTTGCTGGTGATGAACTTCAGGAAAGCCTGGGCTTCCTTCATATGCTGCGTGGACTTCAGGACGCCGCCGCCCGAAACGCTGACGAAAGCGCCCGGATCCTGGTTCTTGAAATAGTGCAGGCCAACATTCTTGCTGTTCTCGCCGGTTTTGGCCTGATCGCCGAACCAGTAATAATGATAGATGACTGCGCCTTCGACCTCGCCGGCATTGACGGCCTTCATTGCGACGCTGTTGCCCTTGTAGGGCGTGGCATTGTCCTTCAGGCCCTTCAGCCACGCCTTGGTGGCGTCTTCGCCCTTGAGCTGCAGCAGGGCGGCGACGATGGCCTGGAAGTCGGCGCCGGCGGGCGACGCGCCCCAGCGGCCCTTCCAGGCCGGATCTGCAAGATCGAGCAGCGACTTCGGCAGCTTGTCTTCGCTGAGCTTCGTCTTGTCATAGGCGAAAACCGTGGTGCGGGCGGCAATGCCGGTCCACATGCCGTCGGCGGGGCGATACTGATCCGGAACCTGATCCAGCGTTTCCTTTTCGATGGGGGCAAAGAGGCCCGCGCCATCGACCAGAGACATTGCCGGCGAATTCTCGGTCAGGAATACGTCAGCCGGAGAGGCATCGCCCTCCTGAATGATCTGGTTGGCGAACTGCATGTCGCCGCCCTGGCGCATGGTGACCTTGATGCCGGTCTCCTTGGTGAAGGCGTCGATCCATTCGCGGCCCAGGCTTTCGTGCTGGGCATTGTAGACGACCAGGCCTTCGGTCCCCTGCGCATTGGCGCTGCCTGCAAGCGCGGTGGCGGAGAGAAGCGAAGCGGCAAGCGCAAATGCGCGGGAGAAACGGTTAAGAGCGATATTCATGATGGCCTCCATGGCAATGTCCACCCCGGCTCCCGAGGGTGGTAGGAGGCGTATATTTTTCTTGACTGACGATTTCAAGTTTCGTGTTCGCAGAAAAGCAATCACAATATCTTGACTAAATATTTCATATTACCCGGGAATAAATCTCTATCCGGCCAATAGGCGACGCTCGGCAGGCGCCGCCTTTCCCCTTGCAACCGCCTATTCGACGTCGAACTTGACGCCCTGCGCCAGCGGCAGGGTCCTGCCGTAGTTGATCGTGTTGGTGGCGCGGCGCATATAGGCCTTCCAGGCATCCGAACCGGATTCACGGCCGCCGCCGGTCTCCTTCTCGCCGCCGAAGGCGCCGCCGATCTCGGCACCCGACGGCCCGAGGTTGACGTTGGCGATGCCGCAATCCGAACCACGGGCGGAGACGAAGGTTTCGGCCTCGCGCATGTCATTGGTGAAGATCGACGACGACAGTCCCTGCGGCACCGCATTGTGCAGCGCCAGTACCGCGTCGAAATCGCTGTATTTCATCACATAGAGGATCGGCGCGAAGGTCTCGTGTTCGACCGGGCCGGTCTGATCAGGCATTTCGACAAGCGCCGGGCGAACGTAGAAAGCATCGGTCAAACCGTTGCCGACGCGCTCGCCGCCGGTCACCGTGCCGCCGGCCGATTTCGCCTCGCCAAGCGCTGCCTGCATCTTCTCGAAAGCCTGGCCGTCGATCAGCGGTCCCACGAGCGTGCCGCTCTCCAGCGGATTGCCGATGGTGACGGAGCCATAGGCCTTCTGCAGGCGCGGCACCAGCTGGTCGTAGACACTTTCATGCACGAACAGACGGCGCAGCGTCGTGCAGCGCTGGCCGGCCGTACCCATGGCGGAGAAGGCAACGCCGCGCAGCGTCAGGTCGAGATCGGCGCTCGGGCAGACGATCGCCGCATTGTTGCCGCCGAGTTCGAGAATGCCGCGGGCAAAACGCTGCGACAGGCCCGGACCGACGGCGCGGCCCATGGCCGTCGAGCCGGTGGCGGAAACGAGCGGGATCTTCGGATGGTCGACCAGCACTTCGCCGACATCGCGCCCGCCGATGATCAGCGTTGACAGATTGGCAGGCGCCGTGCCGCCCTCGGCGACGAAACGCTTCAGCGCCTTCTCGAACAGCGCCTGCACGGCAAGCGCCGTCAGCGGCGTCTTTTCCGAAGGCTTCCAGACGGTGGAATTGCCGCAGACCATCGCCAACGCCGCGTTCCACGACCAGACGGCGACCGGGAAATTGAAGGCGGAGATGATGCCGACCACGCCGAGCGGATGCCAGCTTTCCATCATCCGGTGCTCGGAGCGCTCGGTGGCGATCGTCAGGCCGTAGAGCTGGCGGGAAAGACCGACGGCGAAATCGCAGATGTCGATCATCTCCTGCACTTCGCCCAGACCTTCCGAAGTGATCTTGCCGACCTCGATCGAGACGAGGCGGCCGAGGGCCGCCTTGGAGGCGCGCAGTTCCTCGCCGAGCAGGCGGACCAGTTCACCGCGCTTCGGCGCCGGCACGGCACGCCATTCGAGGAAGGCCTGGTGCGCCGCTTCGATCGCCGCTTTCGTCTCGGAAACGGAAGCTTCCCTGAGCCTGCCGATTTCCTTGCCGGTAACAGGCGAGGTGACGGACAGCGTGCCGCCGTGATAGCGGCCGGCATCGACGCCGAGTTCGGCGAGCAGCTTGGCGGTTTCGGTGGCGAGATCGAGGACGGCGATGGTCATTGTCGTGGTTCCAATCTTATTTTCTCAGAAGCGGGCATCGGCGAAATGGGCGACCTGAGCGCCGGCTTCGTACCATATTTCTTTCAGCGCACGGAAGCTCGGTTCGGTCGGTGAAGTCAGCGGCAGCGGCAGATCGGCTTCGGTGAGCCGGCCAAGGATATGCTCCGCCAGCGTCCGGCCGAAGACCGTGCCGGGCGCTATGCCGCGGCCATTGTAACCCGAAAAGCCGACAACCCCAGGCGCGAATTTGTGGAAGCGCGGCAGCGCATTGTCGGTCATGCCGATCTGGCCATACCATTCACACTCGAATTCGACATCGCCGATAACAGGAAAGAGCCGCTTCAATGCGCGTTTCGCCCAGCCCTTGTGTACGGCAAGCCCGGTATTGCGCAGCGCCCCGACACTGCCGAAAACGAGACGGCCGGCCTGGTCCATGCGGAAGGATGAGAGGATTTCCTTGGTATCCCATGCGCCTTCCCGCCCCGGCAGGATCGACTGACGCAGATTATGGCCGAGCGGCGCGGTGGCGAAATTGAAATAGGGCAGATAGATCTGTTCGTTGCGCACCTGCTCGAAAGGACCGGTGCTGTAGGCATCGGTTGCAACGATGATCCAGTCCGCGCTGGCCGCGCCGTTTGCCGTCTTCACGATCCAGCGGCTGCCGTTTTGCTCCGTTGCGATGACGGGGCTTGACGTATGAATGGCGACCCCGGTCTTGACGGCGGCATGGGCAAGGCCGCGAGCATAGGCAAGCGGCTGCAGCGTTCCCGCACGTTTGTCGAGCAGCGAACCGGTATAGGCATCGCTGCCGATGCGTTTGGCCGTCTCCGCCGCATCGAGCAGCGTCACGGGTGCGCCGCGCGCAGACCATTGCGCCGCGCGTTCCTCGATCTCCTTCAGCCCGTCGGCGCCGACGGCGCAATGCAGCGTACCGTTGCGTTCGAGTTCGCAGGCGATGCCATGCTTGTCGATCAGCGCCATGACCAGTTTCGGCGCATTGCCGAGCAGATCGAGCAGCCGTTCACCATGCACCGGGCCGAGCACGCCGGGCAGATCGTCAGGCATCACCCACATGCCGGCATTGATCAGGCCGACATTGCGCCCGGCGCCGCCGAAACCGATCTCCTTCGCCTCCAGCAACACCACCTTCGAGCCGGCTTCGGCAAGATGCAGGGCGGAGGAGAGACCGAGGTAACCGCCGCCGACGATGACGACATCGGCCGAGACCACGCCTTCGAGAGGTGTGGTGGCCGGCGGTTCGGGGGCGGTCTTTTCCCAGAGGCCGTGGGAGCGCGGATCATTCAGCATGGTTTGGTCCGATCGGATCGAAATTGCGCTACTCTAACCCATAAAGCCAGGTGTTGAAGCCGGCATTTCAGGCAACGGTCTTCAACTGCGGGCCTGCGAGACCGAGCGCTTCCATCGCCGCTTCCAGCGAGGTCGCCTGGCGCTCGGCATAAAGCGCCAGCTCGTCCTGAACGGTGGCGCCGAGCGCCGCTTCGAAGGCATCGCGGTTGGAATGCGTCGCATAATTCTGCTGCTGATCGGTGCCGAGATTCGACTGAAAAATGCCGGCCGCGCTGACGGGCAGGAAGTCTTCATAGACGATCGGTGCGAAGGCAAGATAACCCTTGGCGATCAGCGCCTCAGGATCGCTCGGCAGCGTGCCCCCAGCTGCCGCAGCAATGCCCGCAGGCGTCGCTGAATAGCGGAAGAAGGCCAGACCTTGCCTGCGCAGCTCATCCCAGCTGTCCGGCAGCGCCTTGAAGCGCTCGGCGAGTTCCTGGTCATAGGCGCCGGCCTTGGCGCCGCCGGCGCCGACCTGCACTTCGCCGCGAACCGAGGCGAGCAGCCGGTCGTAAAGCGCCCGGCCCTTGGCCGTCAGCGCCACGCCGCGCTGTTCGATCTCGCCGAAACGGGCGGTATGCGTCCCTTGAACTGCATCCGCGTCACCGGAAAAGATGATCGTTTCCTCCAGCGCCTTGAAACTCGTCTGCCGCAGCAGGATATCGCAATGACGGCGCGGCGGCCCTTCGATGACGGCCTTCGGCGTGATGCCGCGTTCCGGCATGCGGGCCTGGACCGCGTCGATATCGAGCGTGCGCGGCGTCAGGTGGTTGATGTGCGGTCCCTTGAAGCTGACGACGTCGGCGATCAGCCGGTGCGCATCGTGCAGCCGCTTATAGGTCTCGGCGCTGACCGTCGCCTCGCCGTGCCAGCGGAAGGTTTCAAGCGCCTCGGCGACGAATTCCCGCGCTTCCGCCTCGGTCAGGCCGCCATTCTGCTCGTGACGCTCGACCAGCGTGACGGCACGCGGCGTATAGATGCGCCGCGCGGCCAGAATGGCTTCGGCTTCAACGCGCAGTCCCTCGTCCTCGATCAATTCCAATCGCAACAGCGAGGTGAAGACCCGGAACGGATTGACGTTGAGCGCCGCCTCGTCGATCGGCCGGAAGCTGGTGGAGTGAACCGGCACGCCTGCGACCGAGAGATCGTAATAGCCGACCGGCTGCATGCCCATGACGGCAAACAGGCGGCGGATGGTAAAAAGCTCCTCTGCCGTACCGAGCCGGATGGCGCCGTGGCGCTCGACGTCGATGCGCTCCAGCTCGCCGGCTTGGGTCAGACGCTCACGCAGATCAGGATCGTTTTCAAGGCAGCCGGCATTCACATCCGCCACCAGTTCGATCAGCGTGCCATATTGCGGCACCTCCGCCCGGTACATCTGCGACATCGCTTCAGTGAACAGGGAGCGGATACGGTCTGTGGACACGAAGGATTGCGGCATCTGAGAACTCCGGCTCATTCCGTTTTTGCAGGATGAACCTCTTTACTTCAGCCACAAAGCCGGAAATATCGACAATTCGGAAATAGCTCATTCTGAAATGGAATGAACATGTTCGCTTCAAGGCGTTTTCTGCCGTCGATTTCACATCTCGCCGCCTTCGAGGCGGTTGCCCGCACCGGCAGCGTGACGGCGGCCGCGCGCGAACTCGATCTGACGCAGAGCGCCGTCAGCCGCCAAGTGAGCGCGCTGGAGGAGCAGCTCGGCGTCGAGCTCTTCCTGCGCGAGCGCCAGACCATGCGACTGACGCTGGCCGGCGACAGTTATGCCCGCGAAATCCGCGAGGCGCTGCGGCGCATATCGAGCGCCTCGCTGAACCTGCGCGCCAATCCGCATGGCGGCACGCTCAATCTCGCCATCCTGCCGACCTTCGGCACCCGCTGGTTGGCGCCGCGTCTGGGCCGCTTCCTCGCTGCCAATCCCGGTGTCACCATCAATCTGGTGACCCGGCTTTCGCCCTTCGATTTCCGACTTGATTCGATCGACGCCGCCATCCATTTCGGCCACCCGCACTGGCCGGGCGCCGAACTCGCCTTTCTGATGTCCGAGCGCACGGTACCGGCCTGCAGTCCGGATTTTCTGAAGCAATACGCGATCTCCGGGCCGCAGGATCTGCTTGCCGTTCCGCTTCTGCACCTGACGACGCGCCCGGATGCCTGGGAACAATGGTTTGCCGGCAACGGCGTTTCCTTCGAAAACGTCCACGGCATGCTGTTCGACCAGTTCGCCACCGCCGCGCAGGCGGCGATCGCCGGTCTCGGCGTCGCCCTCTTGCCGACATTCCTGATGCAGGAGGAGATCAGGCGCGGCGATCTCGTCGCCGCCGTCGACCGTGAAATGGAGAGCCGCGAGCGTTATTATCTCGCCTTTCCCAGAGAGCGTGCCGACTATGCGCCGCTTGCCGCCTTTCGCGATTGGATCGTCGCGGAAGCCGCCGCCAACCCGGCGGCGTGACGAACGGCTTGCATCGGCATGGCGCTTTCGACCATTATGCCGGCCAAACAACTTTGCAGGAAATCCCCATGAAGCCGATCTTCGTCCAGCTCCAATGCGCCCCCGGCAAGACCTATGAGGTCGCCGACGCCATCTACCAGACCGAACTGGTCTCGGAGCTCTATTCCACAAGCGGCGACTACGACCTGCTGCTGAAGGTCTATATCGAGGAAGGCCAGGATATCGGCAAGTTCATCAACGACAACATTGCCAATATATCAGGCATCGTCCGCTCGCTGACGACGCTGACCTTCAAGGCCTTCTGATCTCCGTCAGAGGCGGTTAACCTTTTTCGCGAAGAATCGCCTTTCAGGATACCGCTTAAACCGCAGCTTAACGCCTGAGATATCTGCTCGTTGCTATAAGAGTCCCGCCTCGACATGAGGCGGCGTGCGCAGCGATAGGTGGAAAATGGCGATCGTCGAGGCAGATACGGTGCGCGAGAGGCTGCAGCCGGAAACGGCGCCGCTGATCGTCCATATCGTGCGCCAGTTCCTACCCAACCGTGGCGGCCTGGAAGACGTCGTCGCCAATCTCGGCCGCCAGACCGTGCGCCGCGGTTATCGCGTCCGCGTCGTCACCCTCGATTCGCTGTTCACCGCGCCTGAAGACAGGCTGCCGCCGCGCGAGAATATCAACGGCATCGAGGTGGTGCGCATTCCCTGGTCCGGCAGCAGCCGTTATCCGCTGGCGCCGCAGGTTTTCCGCCATCTCGGCGATGCCGATCTCGTGCATGTCCATGCCATCGACTTCTTCTTCGATGCGCTCGCCTGGGGCCGGTTACTGCATGGCAAGCCGATGATCGTCACCACCCATGGCGGCTTCTTCCACACCAGGAAATACGCGACGATCAAGAAGATCTGGTTCCGGACGCTGACTCGCGCTTCGGCGCTGGCCTATCGGCGCGTCGTCTGCTGCAGCGCCTCCGACCTCAAGCAATTTGCCGAAATCGTTCCCGATAGCCTGCTGATCGAAAACGGCGCCGATATCGGCAAGTTCGCCGACGCCGCTTCGCGCCGGCCAAAACGCCGCGTCGTCACCATTGGGCGGTTCTCGGTGAACAAGCGGCTGGACCACCTGCTCGATGCAATGGGCGTGCTGAAGACCCGTGACCCGGAATGGCATCTCGACATCGTCGGGGCCGAATCCGACCTGAACCGGGCCGATGTCGAAGCCGCGATCGAAGACCGCAAGCTTTCCGGCCGCGTCACCCTGCACGTCTCACCCGACAACGGCGCCATCCGGCGCATCATCGCCGAGGCCTCGCTCTTTGCTTCCGCCTCGGAATATGAAGGTTTCGGCCTGGTGGCGCTGGAGGCGATGAGCGCCGGCCTGCTGCCGGTGCTGAACGCCAACGACGCCTTTACCACGCTTGCCGGCCGGCATCCAGTCATCCGGCTTGCCGATTTCACCAATCCAGAGACCGCCGCGACAGTTATCGAAGC of Rhizobium sp. BT04 contains these proteins:
- a CDS encoding VOC family protein, with translation MSRSSQMPQSFVSTDRIRSLFTEAMSQMYRAEVPQYGTLIELVADVNAGCLENDPDLRERLTQAGELERIDVERHGAIRLGTAEELFTIRRLFAVMGMQPVGYYDLSVAGVPVHSTSFRPIDEAALNVNPFRVFTSLLRLELIEDEGLRVEAEAILAARRIYTPRAVTLVERHEQNGGLTEAEAREFVAEALETFRWHGEATVSAETYKRLHDAHRLIADVVSFKGPHINHLTPRTLDIDAVQARMPERGITPKAVIEGPPRRHCDILLRQTSFKALEETIIFSGDADAVQGTHTARFGEIEQRGVALTAKGRALYDRLLASVRGEVQVGAGGAKAGAYDQELAERFKALPDSWDELRRQGLAFFRYSATPAGIAAAAGGTLPSDPEALIAKGYLAFAPIVYEDFLPVSAAGIFQSNLGTDQQQNYATHSNRDAFEAALGATVQDELALYAERQATSLEAAMEALGLAGPQLKTVA
- a CDS encoding iron ABC transporter permease → MLASGNAAPVAPKAARMVLLRGRMPHASVMLLATVVAIFSLVPLGFIGWVTYDVGWETVKALVFRPRVGELLVNTVLLESITIPLSIALAVTLAWLTERTDIPFPRLWAWLAIAPLAVPAFVHSYAWVSLVPGMRGLQSGVFVSVIAYYPFLYLPVAAALRRLDPAIEDAAASLGLNPWRVFFRAVLPQLRLAICGGSLLIALHLLSEYGLFVMIRFDTFATAIVDQFQSSYNSPASNMLGGVLVACCLFLLGFEVLVRGNERYARVGSGSPRPADRRRLGWFVVPAVLLPIILAVLTLGVPLVTLGRWLYLGGADIWRIEVGSAFLQTIVLAIVGGVLATIAAAPMAWLSVRAPGRFQRVLEACHYYVGSLPGVVVALALVTITVRLVLPLYQTFATLIIAYVMLFLPRAMVGLRASIAQAPVELERAAMGLGRTPGQAVRQITMRLAAPGAAASVALTALGITNELTATLMLSPNGVDTLATKFWSLTSEIDYVSAAPYAFMMVVLSLPLTLTLYTQSKRTVGQ
- a CDS encoding FAD-binding oxidoreductase; translated protein: MLNDPRSHGLWEKTAPEPPATTPLEGVVSADVVIVGGGYLGLSSALHLAEAGSKVVLLEAKEIGFGGAGRNVGLINAGMWVMPDDLPGVLGPVHGERLLDLLGNAPKLVMALIDKHGIACELERNGTLHCAVGADGLKEIEERAAQWSARGAPVTLLDAAETAKRIGSDAYTGSLLDKRAGTLQPLAYARGLAHAAVKTGVAIHTSSPVIATEQNGSRWIVKTANGAASADWIIVATDAYSTGPFEQVRNEQIYLPYFNFATAPLGHNLRQSILPGREGAWDTKEILSSFRMDQAGRLVFGSVGALRNTGLAVHKGWAKRALKRLFPVIGDVEFECEWYGQIGMTDNALPRFHKFAPGVVGFSGYNGRGIAPGTVFGRTLAEHILGRLTEADLPLPLTSPTEPSFRALKEIWYEAGAQVAHFADARF
- a CDS encoding ABC transporter ATP-binding protein; its protein translation is MTLLTIENISKRYGPVQALKDISLDVSAGSRTAVVGPSGSGKTTLLRIIAGFEQPDVGRVTLDGEVLADGAATVPAHKRGIGIVSQDGALFPHLSVAENIGFGFERGAADRDQRILDLLDMVELDRGMLVRRPHQLSGGQQQRVALARALGRKPRLMLLDEPFSALDTGLRENMRKAVARVLQAAGITTILVTHDQEEALTFADQVAVLREGRLIQAGSPQSLYLHPRDRETALFLGDAVLLPAIIRNGLADCALGHVAVEGSRQGKAEIMLRPEQIRVVADDSDRSYGGRVVEVEFGGAVCTVAVSLDGVALPPILIKTSSVALPARGDLVRLDIAGKAHVFES
- a CDS encoding iron ABC transporter substrate-binding protein, with amino-acid sequence MNIALNRFSRAFALAASLLSATALAGSANAQGTEGLVVYNAQHESLGREWIDAFTKETGIKVTMRQGGDMQFANQIIQEGDASPADVFLTENSPAMSLVDGAGLFAPIEKETLDQVPDQYRPADGMWTGIAARTTVFAYDKTKLSEDKLPKSLLDLADPAWKGRWGASPAGADFQAIVAALLQLKGEDATKAWLKGLKDNATPYKGNSVAMKAVNAGEVEGAVIYHYYWFGDQAKTGENSKNVGLHYFKNQDPGAFVSVSGGGVLKSTQHMKEAQAFLKFITSKAGQAVLKDGTSYEYAVGKDASSNDKLTPLADLNAPKVEASTLDSKKVVELMTAAGLI
- a CDS encoding glucoamylase family protein, with protein sequence MLQRIEDIDAALVDRLQHSAFKYFLKYSNPENGLVADTSIGGVPASIAAVGFALSSYPVGVERSWISRKEAAERTVNTLRFFAEARQGEERHATGHRGFFYHFLHMDTGHRAWNSELSTIDTALLVAGILTAAQYFNREDDETETEIRELATFIYERVDWRWALNKGDTIAMGWKPSSGFLRWRYHGFDEAIILYALALGSPTHPIPQSCYDAFTSSYSWMLHGEQSYLYAGPLFIHLFSHAWIDFRGIRDKPMAERNWDYFRNTQVVINVQRDYAERNPGQFVGYNRNIWGFSACDGPPPTRRMRGGRQPKVLGYAARGAPLGPDDGTIAPWAALACLPYDKQAALDGTKALLTTYPNLLLEGGFPGGFNPTVKTKRPEGWVDDRTVGIDQGLVVMTIENERSDFIWKLMRQSPVFRLGLERAGFTGGWLEGIEPEEVVRKFG
- a CDS encoding aldehyde dehydrogenase family protein; protein product: MTIAVLDLATETAKLLAELGVDAGRYHGGTLSVTSPVTGKEIGRLREASVSETKAAIEAAHQAFLEWRAVPAPKRGELVRLLGEELRASKAALGRLVSIEVGKITSEGLGEVQEMIDICDFAVGLSRQLYGLTIATERSEHRMMESWHPLGVVGIISAFNFPVAVWSWNAALAMVCGNSTVWKPSEKTPLTALAVQALFEKALKRFVAEGGTAPANLSTLIIGGRDVGEVLVDHPKIPLVSATGSTAMGRAVGPGLSQRFARGILELGGNNAAIVCPSADLDLTLRGVAFSAMGTAGQRCTTLRRLFVHESVYDQLVPRLQKAYGSVTIGNPLESGTLVGPLIDGQAFEKMQAALGEAKSAGGTVTGGERVGNGLTDAFYVRPALVEMPDQTGPVEHETFAPILYVMKYSDFDAVLALHNAVPQGLSSSIFTNDMREAETFVSARGSDCGIANVNLGPSGAEIGGAFGGEKETGGGRESGSDAWKAYMRRATNTINYGRTLPLAQGVKFDVE